One genomic segment of Hordeum vulgare subsp. vulgare chromosome 2H, MorexV3_pseudomolecules_assembly, whole genome shotgun sequence includes these proteins:
- the LOC123429897 gene encoding uncharacterized protein LOC123429897, translated as MARVEAVVVCLLIVAMDVAAGVLGIHAEKAQSQGRHLKILFIECRQPVPQAYKLGVAAAAVLAASHAIANIVGGCYCTWPCCSCGQARRSSPNRQMASFALVLTWMVLLVGLALLILGALPNSKKSMAECGLVRHRFLSIGGILCFVHAVFCLVYYVSANAAAREEGRGSGSKPAGVYT; from the exons ATGGCGAGAGTTGAAGCGGTGGTCGTCTGCCTCCTCATCGTCGCCATGGACGTGGCCGCCGGCGTCCTCGGGATCCACGCGGAGAAAGCTCAGAGCCAG GGGAGGCACCTGAAGATACTGTTCATCGAGTGCAGGCAACCTGTCCCACAGGCTTACAAGCTCGGCGTCGCGGCCGCCGCGGTGCTGGCGGCGTCGCACGCCATCGCCAACATCGTCGGCGGCTGCTACTGCACGTGGCCCTGCTGCTCCTGCGGCCAGGCCCGGCGCTCGTCGCCCAACCGGCAGATGGCGTCATTCGCCCTGGTCCTCACATG GATGGTTCTACTGGTGGGGCTGGCGCTGCTGATCCTCGGTGCGCTGCCCAATTCCAAGAAGTCAATGGCGGAGtgcgggctggtgcggcaccgctTCCTCTCCATCGGCGGTATCCTCTGCTTCGTGCACGCCGTCTTCTGCCTCGTCTACTACGTCTCCGCCAACGCCGCCGCGCGGGAGGAAGGCCGTGGGTCTGGGTCCAAGCCCGCCGGCGTGTATACCTGA